Proteins from a genomic interval of Rhodothermus marinus:
- the rsgA gene encoding ribosome small subunit-dependent GTPase A, with the protein MTKQHNGEILEGTVIRATGSWFDVQADGRVIPSRVRGKFRLAGMDTTSPVVVGDRVKVRLNPDGTGLIVDVHPRRNELSRRAAGRRHSLRHVIAANIDFVWIVQAVHLPEPNPGFIDRVLVAAERYAIPAGLILNKIDLMTEEDRPAIEALERLYADLGYRVLRTSVVTDEGLDELREALRGKTSVVTGPSGVGKSSLLNAIEPGLNIRTAPVSEKTGKGRHTTTYVALYPLSIGGFVVDTPGLREFGVTDLEPAELSHYFVEFRPYLSACRFPDCTHEHEPDCAVKAAVASGEISEERYYSYLNILHSLKLGEKDVGR; encoded by the coding sequence ATGACAAAGCAGCACAACGGAGAAATTCTGGAAGGCACGGTCATCCGGGCCACCGGGAGCTGGTTCGACGTGCAGGCCGACGGGCGCGTCATTCCCTCGCGCGTCCGGGGCAAGTTCCGGCTTGCCGGCATGGACACGACCAGTCCGGTGGTGGTCGGTGACCGGGTGAAGGTGCGGCTCAACCCGGATGGCACCGGCCTGATCGTGGACGTGCACCCGCGGCGCAACGAGCTTTCGCGCCGCGCCGCCGGTCGCCGGCACAGCCTGCGCCATGTAATCGCCGCCAACATCGACTTCGTGTGGATCGTGCAGGCCGTGCACCTGCCCGAGCCGAACCCCGGCTTCATCGACCGCGTGCTGGTGGCCGCCGAACGCTACGCAATCCCCGCCGGCCTGATCCTCAACAAGATCGATCTGATGACCGAAGAAGACCGGCCGGCCATCGAGGCGCTGGAGCGCCTGTACGCCGACCTGGGCTACCGCGTCCTGCGCACCAGCGTGGTGACCGACGAAGGGCTGGACGAGCTCCGCGAAGCATTGCGCGGCAAGACCAGCGTGGTGACCGGACCGTCGGGCGTGGGCAAGTCATCGCTGCTGAACGCCATCGAGCCGGGCCTGAACATCCGCACGGCGCCGGTCAGCGAAAAGACCGGCAAGGGACGCCACACGACCACCTACGTGGCGCTCTACCCGCTTTCGATCGGCGGCTTCGTGGTCGATACGCCCGGACTCCGGGAGTTCGGCGTGACCGACCTGGAGCCGGCCGAGCTGTCCCACTACTTCGTGGAATTCCGCCCCTACCTTTCTGCCTGTCGCTTCCCCGACTGCACGCATGAACACGAACCGGACTGTGCGGTGAAGGCGGCCGTCGCGTCCGGCGAAATCTCCGAAGAACGCTACTACAGCTACCTCAACATCCTGCACAGCCTGAAGCTGGGGGAAAAAGATGTCGGCCGTTGA
- a CDS encoding DUF3467 domain-containing protein — translation MAGNLNFPGNEPQRIDIELPEEVAEGRYANLVMIAHSAEEFILDFIRIMPGLPKARVQSRIIITPAHAKRLLRALADNIGRYEATYGEIEVPEAGPPIHFGGPGGEA, via the coding sequence ATGGCGGGCAACCTCAACTTTCCGGGAAACGAACCGCAGCGCATCGACATCGAGCTACCCGAAGAGGTGGCCGAAGGGCGCTACGCGAATCTGGTGATGATCGCCCATTCGGCCGAGGAGTTCATTCTGGACTTCATCCGCATCATGCCGGGGCTGCCCAAAGCCCGGGTCCAGAGCCGCATCATCATCACCCCGGCGCACGCCAAACGGCTGCTCCGGGCGCTGGCCGACAATATCGGCCGCTACGAGGCCACCTACGGCGAAATCGAAGTGCCCGAAGCCGGTCCGCCGATTCACTTCGGGGGGCCCGGTGGCGAGGCCTGA
- the sucC gene encoding ADP-forming succinate--CoA ligase subunit beta, which yields MKLHEYQAKDILQRYGVATQPGYVARTVEEAVEAARRLQQEHGYELFVVKAQIHAGGRGKGGGVKLAKGIEEVREKAGAILGMNLVTPQTGPEGQKVRAVLVAGAVDIAKEYYLGITLDRQRSQNVIMASTEGGVEIEEVAARSPEKILKVWVDPTIGLRPFQARRLAFGLGFEGNAFKQAVQFIQALYRAYEETDSSLAEINPLVLTKQGDVVAVDAKINLDDNALFRHPDLAELRDIHEEDPLEVEASKYRLNYVRLTGNVGCMVNGAGLAMATMDLIKLAGGEPANFLDVGGGASPETVEAGFRIILKDPNVKVILVNIFGGIVRCDRVARGIVEAARKVQINVPLIVRLQGTNAEEARAILEQSGLEIETATLFKEVADKVNQALQRVAAA from the coding sequence ATGAAACTGCACGAGTATCAGGCCAAGGATATTCTGCAACGCTATGGCGTGGCCACGCAGCCCGGTTACGTGGCCCGCACCGTGGAGGAAGCGGTCGAAGCCGCTCGCCGTCTGCAGCAGGAGCACGGCTACGAGCTGTTCGTGGTGAAGGCGCAGATCCATGCCGGCGGTCGTGGTAAAGGTGGGGGCGTCAAGCTGGCGAAGGGCATTGAGGAGGTGCGCGAAAAGGCCGGCGCCATTCTGGGCATGAACCTGGTCACGCCCCAGACGGGCCCCGAAGGGCAGAAGGTGCGGGCCGTGCTGGTGGCCGGCGCCGTCGATATTGCGAAGGAATACTACCTGGGCATTACGCTGGACCGCCAGCGGAGCCAGAACGTGATCATGGCCTCGACGGAGGGCGGTGTGGAAATCGAAGAGGTGGCCGCCCGGAGTCCCGAAAAGATCCTGAAAGTGTGGGTGGATCCCACGATCGGCTTGCGCCCGTTCCAGGCGCGTCGGCTGGCCTTCGGACTGGGCTTCGAGGGCAACGCCTTCAAGCAGGCCGTCCAGTTCATCCAGGCACTCTATCGGGCTTACGAAGAGACCGACAGCTCGCTGGCCGAGATCAACCCGCTCGTGCTGACGAAGCAGGGCGACGTGGTGGCCGTTGATGCCAAGATCAACCTGGACGACAACGCGCTTTTCCGGCATCCCGATCTGGCCGAGCTTCGCGACATCCACGAAGAAGACCCGCTGGAGGTCGAAGCCAGCAAGTACCGGCTCAACTACGTGCGGCTCACCGGAAACGTGGGCTGCATGGTAAACGGTGCCGGGCTGGCCATGGCCACGATGGACCTGATCAAACTGGCGGGCGGCGAACCGGCCAACTTCCTGGACGTGGGCGGCGGGGCCAGTCCGGAGACCGTGGAGGCCGGCTTCCGCATCATCCTGAAGGACCCGAACGTCAAGGTCATTCTGGTGAACATTTTCGGCGGCATCGTGCGCTGCGACCGCGTCGCCCGCGGTATCGTCGAGGCAGCCCGCAAGGTCCAGATCAACGTGCCGCTGATCGTGCGGCTGCAGGGCACCAACGCCGAAGAAGCGCGTGCCATTCTGGAGCAGAGCGGCCTGGAGATCGAAACGGCCACGCTCTTCAAAGAGGTGGCCGACAAGGTGAACCAGGCGCTGCAGCGCGTAGCCGCAGCCTGA
- a CDS encoding GNAT family N-acetyltransferase, translated as MPARMQQLTGTLEIREGLEGLTPGRIMTLYRRAPLLRPVDDPGRVWQMFENSSLVLTAWHDGRLVGIARVLTDGVLYSYLCDLAVEPDVQGLGIGRRLIEAVLERCRGTELVLRDSDISAGFYARLGFERVHNAWMRRA; from the coding sequence ATGCCGGCCCGTATGCAACAACTGACCGGTACACTGGAAATTCGGGAAGGACTGGAAGGGCTGACGCCCGGGCGCATCATGACGCTCTACCGGCGGGCGCCCCTGCTGCGACCCGTCGACGACCCCGGGCGCGTCTGGCAGATGTTCGAAAATTCCTCGCTGGTGCTGACGGCCTGGCACGACGGCCGCCTGGTGGGCATTGCCCGCGTGCTGACTGACGGGGTGCTCTACAGTTACCTGTGCGACCTGGCCGTCGAGCCGGATGTGCAGGGACTGGGCATCGGCCGCCGGCTCATCGAGGCCGTGCTGGAACGCTGCAGAGGGACCGAGCTGGTGCTGCGCGACTCGGACATCTCGGCCGGCTTTTACGCCCGGCTGGGCTTCGAGCGCGTTCACAACGCCTGGATGCGCCGCGCCTGA
- the lon gene encoding endopeptidase La, with the protein MWNRETMPYGDLLYLLDDDPEQSIPLPTPDEQKAMSAEEVPETLPILALRNTVLYPGVVLPITIGRDASLKLVRDAFAGDRLIGVVAQRDSEVENPTPDDLYRVGTVASILKLIKMPDGSKSIVIQGRRRFEIEEYIQTEPYFVAKVRPLDDSIEGVDEVELQARVRSIKELAVQIVNLSPNLPSEAAYAIQNIESPSFLIYFIASNLPIDVAAKQQLLEARSILEQADLLMQHLSRELQVLQLSQEIRSRVKSDVDRQQREYLLRQQLKAIQEELGEADEMAEIEELRKRAEEKPLPEHARKAVLKEIERLSRMNPASPDYAVTRNYIDWILELPWLEYSEDHLDLQEAQRILDEDHYGLEQVKKRILEYLAVLKLKGDMKAPILCFVGPPGVGKTSLGKSIARALGRKFVRVSLGGVRDEAEIRGHRRTYVGALPGRIIQGIKKAGTSNPVFMLDEIDKLGADFRGDPASALLEVLDPEQNYAFSDHYLELDYDLSRVLFIATANYLDLIPAPLRDRMEIIEISGYTQDEKLQIAKRYLVPRQVEQHGLKPEQFSITDEALREIIDGYTRESGVRQLERTIASVVRGVAKKIAMGEIESAHVDVGDLKEYLGARKYFSEVAERTEEPGVATGLAWTPVGGDILFIEASAARGNGRLILTGQLGDVMKESAQLAYFYVKAHAEELGIPLDAFRYWDVHVHVPAGAVPKDGPSAGVALLTALASLFTQRRVRHTVAMTGEITLRGLVLPVGGIKEKVLAAKRAGIQTVLLPEKNQKDIEEIKPESLEGLEIVYVRRVHEVLERALEPEPVRDPNEVYRVPEAERAPVPANGASSGTVVAE; encoded by the coding sequence ATGTGGAACCGGGAAACGATGCCGTACGGAGATCTGCTGTATCTGCTGGACGACGATCCGGAACAGAGCATTCCGCTGCCCACGCCGGATGAGCAGAAGGCGATGAGCGCCGAGGAGGTGCCGGAGACCCTGCCCATCCTGGCGCTGCGCAACACGGTGCTCTATCCGGGTGTGGTGTTGCCGATCACGATCGGTCGCGACGCCTCGCTGAAGCTCGTGCGCGATGCGTTCGCGGGCGATCGGCTGATCGGCGTCGTGGCGCAGCGGGACAGTGAGGTCGAAAACCCGACGCCGGACGACCTGTACCGGGTGGGAACGGTCGCTTCGATCCTGAAGCTGATCAAGATGCCGGACGGATCGAAGTCGATCGTCATTCAGGGGCGGCGTCGGTTTGAGATAGAGGAATACATCCAGACCGAGCCGTACTTCGTGGCGAAGGTTCGGCCGCTGGACGACAGCATCGAAGGAGTGGACGAGGTCGAACTCCAGGCCCGCGTCCGCTCCATCAAGGAGCTGGCCGTCCAGATCGTCAACCTGTCGCCGAACCTGCCCAGCGAGGCGGCCTACGCGATCCAGAACATCGAGTCGCCTTCGTTCCTGATCTACTTCATCGCCTCGAACCTGCCGATCGACGTGGCCGCCAAGCAGCAGCTGCTGGAGGCCCGTTCGATCCTGGAGCAGGCCGACCTGCTCATGCAGCATCTGTCGCGCGAGCTGCAGGTGCTGCAGCTGTCGCAGGAGATCCGCTCGCGGGTCAAGAGCGACGTCGATCGGCAGCAGCGGGAGTACCTGTTGCGGCAGCAGCTCAAGGCCATCCAGGAGGAGCTGGGTGAGGCCGACGAAATGGCCGAGATCGAGGAGCTGCGCAAGCGGGCCGAGGAAAAGCCGCTGCCCGAGCATGCCCGTAAGGCGGTGCTCAAGGAGATCGAGCGGCTTTCCCGCATGAACCCGGCCTCGCCCGACTACGCGGTCACCCGCAACTACATCGACTGGATCCTTGAGCTGCCCTGGCTGGAGTACTCCGAAGACCATCTGGACCTGCAGGAGGCCCAGCGCATCCTCGACGAGGACCACTACGGGCTGGAGCAGGTCAAGAAGCGGATCCTGGAGTACCTGGCCGTGCTCAAGCTCAAGGGCGACATGAAGGCGCCCATCCTGTGCTTCGTCGGGCCGCCGGGCGTGGGTAAGACCAGCCTGGGCAAGAGCATCGCGCGGGCGCTGGGCCGGAAGTTCGTCCGCGTCAGCCTCGGTGGCGTGCGCGACGAAGCCGAGATCCGCGGCCACCGGCGAACCTACGTGGGCGCCCTGCCCGGCCGCATCATCCAGGGCATCAAGAAGGCGGGCACGTCCAACCCCGTCTTCATGCTCGACGAGATCGACAAACTGGGCGCCGACTTCCGGGGCGATCCGGCCAGTGCGCTCCTGGAAGTGCTCGACCCCGAGCAGAACTACGCCTTCAGCGACCACTACCTGGAGCTGGACTACGACCTGTCGCGCGTGCTGTTTATCGCGACGGCCAACTACCTGGATCTGATCCCGGCGCCGCTGCGGGACCGGATGGAGATCATCGAAATCAGCGGCTACACGCAGGATGAAAAGCTCCAGATTGCCAAGCGCTATCTGGTGCCGCGGCAGGTCGAGCAGCACGGGCTCAAGCCCGAACAGTTCAGCATCACGGACGAAGCGCTCCGTGAGATCATCGACGGCTACACGCGGGAGTCGGGCGTGCGCCAGCTGGAGCGCACGATCGCCTCGGTCGTCCGCGGCGTGGCCAAGAAGATCGCCATGGGCGAAATCGAATCGGCGCACGTGGACGTAGGCGACCTGAAGGAGTACCTCGGCGCCCGGAAGTACTTCTCGGAGGTGGCCGAGCGCACCGAGGAGCCCGGTGTGGCGACCGGCCTGGCCTGGACGCCGGTGGGCGGCGACATCCTCTTCATCGAAGCGTCGGCCGCCCGGGGCAACGGCCGGCTGATCCTCACCGGCCAGCTCGGCGACGTGATGAAGGAATCGGCCCAGCTGGCCTACTTCTACGTGAAGGCGCACGCCGAGGAGCTGGGCATCCCGCTCGACGCGTTCCGCTACTGGGACGTGCACGTGCACGTGCCGGCGGGCGCCGTGCCCAAGGACGGGCCTTCGGCCGGTGTGGCGCTGCTGACGGCCCTGGCCTCGCTCTTTACGCAGCGCCGCGTGCGGCACACGGTGGCCATGACCGGCGAGATCACGCTCCGGGGCCTGGTGCTGCCGGTGGGCGGCATCAAGGAGAAGGTACTGGCCGCCAAGCGGGCCGGCATCCAGACGGTGCTCCTGCCGGAGAAGAACCAGAAGGACATCGAGGAGATCAAACCGGAATCGCTCGAAGGGCTGGAGATCGTCTACGTCCGGCGCGTGCACGAAGTGCTGGAGCGGGCGCTGGAGCCCGAGCCCGTGCGCGACCCGAACGAGGTCTACCGCGTGCCGGAGGCCGAGCGGGCGCCCGTGCCGGCCAACGGCGCCTCGTCAGGTACGGTCGTCGCCGAATAA
- a CDS encoding LptF/LptG family permease produces MTLIDRHIVRRLLLGYLFFTGALIVFFIVLHYVEYIDDFMDRGASMREVFLVYYPSYIPEIVRLTSPLALFLACLYVTGRMAQGLEIVALQMSGVSLYRLLRPYVALGLVLTGFMFWFNGWVVPVTNRTVVAFDEKYLSKTPRQFDLSHLHRQARPGQFLSVGYYDRERRIAYRVSLQQFAEGRRLVYRLDAPRMEWNDSLQAWMVPEGIARYFEPDGREVRRPVRHQQLDLPLYPRDLARTEREVEAMTLPDAAAHLAALRRSGAGHLGRPLVAYYSKFAYPFANLILVLIGVPLASVRRRGGQAIQIGIGLGVAFAYLALQKLIEPFGYTETLPPLLVAWLPHLVFLAGALVLVARTRT; encoded by the coding sequence ATGACGTTGATCGACCGCCATATCGTTCGTCGCCTGCTGCTCGGGTATCTGTTTTTCACGGGTGCCCTGATTGTCTTTTTCATCGTGCTTCACTACGTCGAGTACATCGACGACTTCATGGATCGGGGCGCTTCGATGCGCGAGGTTTTTCTGGTCTACTACCCCAGCTACATCCCCGAGATTGTGCGGCTGACCTCACCGCTGGCGCTGTTTCTGGCATGCCTGTACGTGACAGGGCGCATGGCACAGGGGCTGGAGATCGTGGCGCTGCAGATGAGCGGCGTCTCGCTCTACCGGTTGCTGCGCCCGTACGTCGCGCTGGGTCTGGTCCTTACCGGGTTCATGTTCTGGTTCAACGGCTGGGTGGTGCCGGTAACGAACCGCACCGTCGTGGCTTTCGACGAGAAATACCTGTCGAAGACCCCGCGCCAGTTCGATCTGAGCCACCTGCATCGCCAGGCGCGGCCCGGTCAGTTTCTCTCGGTGGGCTACTACGACCGTGAGCGGCGCATCGCCTATCGCGTCTCGCTGCAGCAATTTGCAGAAGGCCGGCGGCTGGTCTACCGGCTCGATGCCCCCCGCATGGAATGGAACGACTCCCTTCAGGCATGGATGGTACCCGAAGGCATTGCCCGGTATTTTGAGCCGGACGGACGCGAGGTGCGCCGGCCGGTACGCCACCAGCAACTGGACCTGCCGCTCTACCCGCGCGATCTGGCGCGCACCGAGCGGGAAGTGGAGGCCATGACGCTACCCGACGCGGCCGCCCATCTGGCCGCCCTGCGTCGCTCGGGTGCCGGCCACCTGGGACGCCCGCTGGTGGCCTATTACAGCAAGTTCGCCTATCCCTTCGCCAACCTGATCCTGGTGCTGATCGGCGTGCCGCTGGCCTCCGTACGGCGGCGCGGCGGCCAGGCCATCCAGATCGGCATCGGCTTAGGCGTGGCCTTCGCCTACCTGGCGCTGCAGAAGCTGATCGAACCCTTCGGATACACCGAGACGCTACCTCCGCTGCTGGTGGCCTGGCTGCCGCACCTGGTGTTTCTGGCGGGCGCGCTGGTGCTCGTCGCCCGGACGCGCACCTGA
- a CDS encoding BON domain-containing protein → MGRFAFWHRFSKATRADRRLARRLARRIEADRALAETTSVHVYVLEGHVTLYGFVRGEAARRRLLDVVQSVSGVRSVEASLQVLPAEELELVGA, encoded by the coding sequence ATGGGTAGATTTGCCTTCTGGCATCGCTTTTCCAAAGCCACACGCGCCGACCGCAGACTGGCGCGCCGCCTGGCCCGGCGCATTGAGGCGGACAGGGCCCTCGCCGAAACCACCAGCGTGCACGTGTACGTCCTGGAAGGACACGTGACGCTGTACGGGTTCGTGCGGGGCGAAGCGGCCCGTCGCCGCCTGCTGGACGTGGTACAATCGGTGTCGGGCGTGCGCTCGGTCGAGGCCAGCCTGCAGGTGCTGCCCGCGGAGGAACTGGAGCTGGTGGGCGCCTGA
- a CDS encoding ATP-binding protein translates to MSSSHPPSQTISSHAPEFTSEPTLFIATLSPEGICYEANPAWEELFGRLAAPWQRLSREDQLRFRELLAQAAQGQRILHEVLMLQLPGRDEPVPSLFNLIPVRLPTHGDEPVALVVTVELLVEPSSLTYSQNQRHRLETLGRMALGIAHDFNNLLMTFLGHLDLLRRSLPPEALSEEVTHHLKALEQAARDGAALMRKLQEYVRQEKPTALESIDLPTLLEECLMLTRPYWYNEPRRQGIDIRVETQLEPVPPVRGVASELRQVFTNLILNAVQAMPQGGTLRIATDFDKERGVIVRVSDTGIGMPESVRRRIFEPLFTTKPEGSGMGLAIVAGIVREHEGSIEVESTPGDGTTFTLYFPPAEAPAHTPTVVQEETPVPPVRVLLVDDEPGVRNVLTRLLALHGHTVVQAASAAEALAHLEREAFDIVFTDQGMPEVSGVELARQIRAQYPQLPIVLITGDTEVRAERGLIDAMLQKPFRLEALAQVIRRLCGQRAS, encoded by the coding sequence ATGTCTTCTTCGCACCCACCCTCTCAGACCATCAGCAGTCATGCGCCCGAGTTCACCTCGGAGCCGACCCTGTTTATTGCCACACTCTCGCCCGAGGGGATCTGCTACGAGGCGAACCCGGCCTGGGAGGAACTGTTCGGCCGCCTGGCCGCGCCCTGGCAGCGGCTCTCCCGGGAGGATCAGCTTCGCTTTCGGGAGTTGCTGGCACAGGCCGCCCAGGGCCAGCGCATCCTGCACGAGGTGCTGATGTTGCAACTGCCCGGCCGCGACGAGCCGGTGCCGTCGCTTTTCAACCTGATCCCGGTACGGCTGCCCACGCACGGCGACGAGCCGGTGGCGCTGGTGGTCACCGTCGAACTCCTGGTCGAGCCCTCCAGCCTGACCTACAGCCAGAACCAGCGGCATCGCTTAGAGACGCTGGGGCGCATGGCGCTGGGCATTGCCCACGATTTCAACAACCTGCTGATGACGTTCCTGGGCCATCTGGATCTGCTACGTCGCTCGCTTCCCCCGGAGGCCCTCTCTGAAGAAGTGACCCATCACCTGAAGGCCCTGGAACAGGCGGCCCGTGACGGGGCAGCCCTGATGCGCAAGCTGCAGGAGTACGTCCGCCAGGAAAAACCCACGGCGCTTGAGTCTATCGACCTGCCCACGCTTCTGGAAGAATGCCTCATGCTCACCCGTCCCTACTGGTACAACGAGCCGCGGCGACAGGGTATCGACATCCGGGTGGAAACGCAACTGGAGCCGGTCCCGCCTGTTCGGGGCGTCGCCTCCGAACTGCGTCAGGTGTTCACCAACCTGATCCTGAATGCCGTCCAGGCCATGCCGCAGGGCGGTACGCTGCGGATTGCGACTGATTTTGATAAGGAGCGGGGGGTGATCGTGCGTGTATCCGACACCGGCATCGGCATGCCCGAGTCCGTCCGCCGCCGCATCTTCGAGCCGCTGTTCACCACCAAGCCAGAAGGGTCGGGCATGGGGCTGGCCATCGTGGCCGGGATCGTACGCGAGCATGAGGGCTCCATCGAGGTGGAAAGCACGCCCGGCGATGGCACGACGTTCACGCTGTACTTCCCGCCGGCCGAAGCGCCGGCGCACACGCCCACCGTGGTGCAGGAAGAGACGCCCGTACCGCCCGTGCGCGTGCTGCTCGTCGACGACGAACCCGGCGTACGCAACGTGCTCACGCGCCTGCTGGCCCTGCACGGCCACACGGTCGTCCAGGCCGCCTCGGCCGCCGAGGCGCTGGCGCATCTGGAGCGGGAAGCGTTCGACATCGTCTTCACCGACCAGGGCATGCCCGAAGTCAGCGGCGTGGAGCTGGCCCGCCAGATTCGCGCGCAGTATCCCCAGCTGCCTATCGTGCTGATCACCGGCGATACCGAGGTGCGCGCCGAGCGCGGATTGATCGACGCCATGTTGCAGAAACCCTTCCGTCTGGAGGCGCTCGCGCAGGTCATCCGCCGGCTCTGCGGACAGCGTGCGTCATAA